In a single window of the Bacillus mycoides genome:
- the pdaB gene encoding polysaccharide deacetylase family sporulation protein PdaB gives MFFFFITSKRTFKHISLIIVLSLFTAWLLFLKTYSHESAFSTATGPKVIYKGDTAKKQVAFTFDISWGDKKAIPILNTLKEREIKNATFFLSAAWAERHPDIVERIMKDGHEIGSMGYNYTSYTSLEANEIRRDLLRAQDVFTKLGVKQVKLLRPPSGDFNKTTLKIAESLGYTIVHWSNNSNDWKNPGVNKIISTVSSNLKGGDIVLLHASDSALQTNKALPLLLQKLKSDGYEQTSVSQLISNTSTKSEDIK, from the coding sequence ATGTTTTTCTTTTTTATTACGAGTAAAAGAACATTTAAACACATTAGCTTAATAATCGTACTTTCCTTATTTACAGCATGGCTACTCTTTTTAAAAACATATTCACATGAATCTGCTTTTTCAACTGCTACTGGCCCTAAAGTGATTTACAAAGGGGACACTGCAAAAAAACAAGTTGCATTCACGTTTGACATTAGTTGGGGGGACAAAAAAGCTATTCCAATCCTTAATACACTCAAAGAAAGAGAAATTAAGAATGCAACCTTCTTTCTCTCTGCTGCATGGGCTGAAAGACACCCTGATATTGTCGAACGCATCATGAAAGATGGACATGAGATTGGTAGTATGGGCTATAATTACACATCCTACACTTCACTAGAAGCAAATGAAATACGACGAGATCTTTTGCGGGCACAAGATGTTTTTACGAAACTTGGCGTAAAACAAGTCAAGCTATTACGTCCACCTAGTGGCGATTTTAACAAAACAACTCTTAAAATAGCGGAATCACTCGGATACACCATCGTTCATTGGAGTAACAATTCAAATGACTGGAAAAATCCCGGCGTAAATAAAATCATTTCCACAGTCTCTAGCAATTTAAAGGGTGGAGATATCGTCTTATTACATGCTTCTGATTCTGCCCTTCAAACAAATAAGGCTTTACCATTACTCTTACAAAAATTAAAGAGCGACGGATATGAACAAACATCTGTATCACAACTTATTTCCAACACAAGTACAAAAAGTGAAGATATTAAGTAG
- the kbaA gene encoding KinB signaling pathway activation protein KbaA — protein MNSRKWVRLFFTTLFLGGISTVFIGFVLEWDKYAKFFQNFDGKEILAISFWLMGVGFIFSVISQMGFFAYLTIHRFGLGMFRSSSLWNTVQLFFIAFVLFDFVYLRSVLVANGEVSLGNNILVAGMLFVFGAIVAYIKSKETNKKAFVPALFFMVVVTILEWVPALRINDTDWLYLMVIPLLLCNSYQLLVLHRLIGQKSKSA, from the coding sequence GTGAATAGCCGCAAGTGGGTACGACTATTTTTTACGACGTTGTTTCTTGGTGGGATTAGCACAGTCTTTATTGGTTTTGTTTTAGAGTGGGACAAGTACGCTAAATTTTTTCAAAATTTCGACGGAAAAGAGATTTTAGCAATTTCCTTTTGGTTGATGGGCGTAGGATTTATTTTTAGTGTTATAAGTCAAATGGGGTTCTTTGCGTATTTAACGATCCATCGTTTTGGATTAGGGATGTTTCGGTCATCTTCTTTATGGAATACAGTGCAACTGTTCTTTATTGCGTTCGTATTGTTTGATTTCGTTTATTTAAGGTCAGTACTTGTTGCGAATGGGGAAGTTTCATTAGGGAATAACATACTTGTTGCTGGGATGTTATTTGTGTTTGGGGCAATTGTCGCTTATATAAAGAGTAAAGAAACGAATAAAAAAGCATTCGTTCCCGCTCTGTTCTTTATGGTTGTTGTAACAATTCTTGAATGGGTACCAGCGCTCCGGATTAATGATACTGATTGGTTATATTTAATGGTGATACCACTTTTATTATGTAATTCATATCAGTTACTTGTATTGCATCGTTTAATTGGACAAAAGAGTAAGTCAGCTTAA
- the gerD gene encoding spore germination lipoprotein GerD produces MKRMLLVLISSFLFIALAACAQEKEAKSELDYDQTKKMIVDILKTDQGKKAIQDVLTDEKMKQALILDETVVKKTIEDALVSEKGQQFWEKLFKDPEFSSKFAKSMGKEQTNLMKTLLKDPEYQSGVIEIMKNPEVEKIMLQTMKSKEYRQYLQQVLTETAESPLFQAKMIDIISKGVQKAEKGGSDKKGAGGEGGSQDGNKEQ; encoded by the coding sequence ATGAAACGGATGCTGCTCGTTTTGATTTCTTCTTTTCTATTTATAGCACTAGCGGCATGTGCACAAGAAAAAGAAGCAAAATCCGAACTTGATTATGATCAAACAAAAAAAATGATTGTTGATATTTTAAAAACCGATCAAGGAAAAAAAGCGATCCAAGATGTATTAACTGATGAAAAAATGAAACAAGCACTCATACTAGATGAAACAGTAGTAAAGAAAACGATTGAAGATGCACTGGTATCTGAAAAAGGGCAACAATTCTGGGAAAAGCTCTTTAAAGACCCTGAGTTCTCATCGAAATTTGCTAAAAGTATGGGAAAAGAACAAACAAACTTAATGAAAACTTTACTAAAAGATCCTGAATACCAATCAGGTGTTATAGAGATTATGAAAAATCCTGAAGTAGAGAAAATTATGTTACAAACAATGAAGAGTAAAGAATATCGTCAATATTTACAGCAAGTACTAACTGAAACTGCCGAAAGTCCTCTCTTCCAAGCTAAGATGATTGACATCATTAGTAAAGGTGTACAAAAAGCCGAAAAAGGTGGGTCTGATAAGAAAGGCGCAGGTGGTGAAGGCGGTTCTCAAGATGGGAACAAAGAACAATAA